cggtccggtcccaggttgacgggcatgtgcaccttccgccgaccactggggacaacatcgatgtactgtggagacctcacgccccacgtgttgggcaattcagcggttcgtccacccggcctcccgcatgcccactatttgcccttgctcaaagtccgtcaactgcacatatggttcacgtccacgctgtcgcggcatgctgtcagtgttaaagacagcgatggagctccgtatgccacggcaaactggctgacactaacggcggcggtgcacaaatgctgagcaactagcgccattcggcagccaacaccacggttcctggtgtgtccgctgtgccgtgcgtgtgatcattgcttgtacagccctctcgcagtgtccggagcaagtatggtgggtctgacacaccggtgtcaatgtgttcttttttccatttccaggagtgtattaagtgaagtacttcagaaACTAGATGAGGCGAAAATGTCATAGGAATATTGCAGATCTGTCTAAGACTTTGGATATCATATATCACACAAAACTATTGCCTAAGCTTGACAACATGTGTATTATAGGGACATCTAACAACTGGATGAAGTCATACATAAGTGGCAAAATCAAGTGGTTGAAGTGCAACATCAAACATCAGAATTATTCAGACAATGAAACTATTgaatatggagtgccacaaggttcagtTCTGTGACTTCTTCTATTTCTGTTAAATGTGAATGACCTAAACAAATTCTGCAAGAACGTCATCCagtttactgatgatacaagtgtgCTAGTGAGTGGGAATGAATTGGAAATGCTTCATAGGTCTACCACGGAGACACTAAACAATAATGAAAACTGGTTAAGTCATAACAAATTGGAAATAAATGGAAGTAATACAGTGGAACTATACTTCTATACTGTGAAGTAAGGTGAGCAAACTGTTCAGACTAAGATATCTGACAGACCTTCAGAATGTAGACAACATTAAGTTCTTGTGAGTATAGCTCCAAGATAATCTTTAATGGGGATGCATATTAAAAAAGTCTGTAAGAAATTAAGCACTGCATGCTACTTAATGAGAATATTGGAGGAATGCTGCAACAAAGATTCTATGAAAACTGTGTAGTATGCCTATAATTGCTCATAACtgaaatatggaattattttctggggtaactatTATTTTAGCCAAAAGCTGtttaggctacaaaaaagaattttaACAATAATGGAAGTGTAAAATGGAACAAAACCTGTAGACCACTCTTTAAATAGGTAGAAAACCTCACAGTGCCATGCATTTATGTGTATGAGATAACTGTGTTTGTGAAATACTACTCAATGGAAAATCTCACTCTcttccagaaaaatgaaaatattcactCCTGTAACACCAGATATAAAGGAAACATTCATTTAGAGCCCACCAACACCACCCTGAATAAAAAAGCAACCTTGTGTTATGggaaagttatttataatgaaCTCCGCCtgcaaattaaatcaataaatttaCTGGTAAATTACAAGTCAACTCATCAACTACTAAGGCATACTTGACTCATCACTGATTCTATAGCCTCCACGAGTTCCTTCAGGAAGTTCGTTAATTATTTGTATCTTGGCCTTAAAAATACATCATACAAATGTTACTAGAACTGCTTTTTCCCTTACTGCTCTTTCCATTACTGCTCTTTCCCTGTACTGCTGTTTCCCTTACTGCTGTTTCCCTCTACTGCAGTTTCCCTGTCCTGCTGTTTCCCTGTCCTGCTGTTTCCCTGTCCCGCTGTCTCCCTGTACCgctgtctccctgtcccgctgtctccctgtcccgctgtctccccgtcccgctgtctcccgcTCTCGCTGTCTCTCCGTCCCACTGCCTCCCGGTCCCGCTGTCTCTCCGTCCCGCTGTCTACCCGTCCCGCTGTCTCagcgtcccgctgtctccccgtcccgctcTCTCCCAGTCCTGCTGTCTCcatgtcctgctgtctccctgtattgctgtctccctgtcctgctgtctccctgtccaaCTGTCTGCCTGTCCTGCTGCCTGCCTGTCCTGCTGTCTGCCTGTCCTGCTGTCTGCCGGTcccgctgtctccctgtcctgctgtctccctgtcccgctgcctccctgtcccgctgtctccctgtaccgctgtctccctgtcccgctgtctccctgtcccgatgtctccccgtcccgctgtctcccgcTCTCGCTGTCTCTCCGTCCCACTGCCTCCCGGTCCCGCTGTCTctccgtcccgctgtctccccgtcccgctcTCTCAGCGTCCCGCTCTCTCCCCGTCCCGCTCTCTCCCAGTCCTGCTGTCTCCCAGTCTTGCTGTCTCCCTGTcgtgctgtctccctgtcctgctgtctccctgtcctgctgtcttcCTGTCCTGCTGgttccctgtcctgctgtctccctgtcccgctgtctccccgtcccgctgtctcccgcTCTCACTGTCTCTCCGTCCCACTGTCTCCcggtcccgctgtctccccgtccctcTGTCTCCCCTTCCCCCTGTTTCCCAGTctcgctgtctccccgtcccgctgtctccccgtcccgctgtctccctgtCCCGCAGTTTCCCCGTCCCTCTGTCTCCCCGTCCTGCTGCCTCCCTGTCatgctgtctccccgtcccgctgtctcaccgtcctgctgtctccctgtcccgctCTCTCCCAGTCCTGCTGTCTCCCCGTCCTGCTGTTTTCCTGTcgtgctgtctccctgtcctgctgtctccttgtcccgctgtctccctgtcccgctgtctccctgtcccgctgtctcCCGGTCCGCTGTCTCCCCCTCTCACTGTCTCCCCATCCCGCTGTCTCCCCATCCCGCTGTCACCCTGTCCCACTGTCTCCCGGTCTCGCAGTttccccgtcccgctgtctccccatCCCGTTGTCTCCCCGCCCTGCTAattccctgtcctgctgtctccccgtcccgctgtctccccatCCCACCATCTCCCTGTactgctgtctccctgtcccacTATAtgcccgtcccgctgtctccctgtcccgctgtctccccgtcctgctgtctccctgtcgtgctgtctccctgtcctgctgtctccctgtcctgctgtctttCTGTCCTGCTGgatccctgtcctgctgtctccctgtcccgctgtctccccTTCCCCCTGTCTCACAGTcacgctgtctccccgtcccgctgtctccccgtcccactgtctccccgtcccgctgtctccccgtcccgctgtctccccgttcCGCTGTCTCCCAGTCCCGCagtctccccgtcccgctgtcccccgtcctgctgtctccctgtcctgctgtctccctgtcctgctggCTCCCTGTCCTGgtgtctccctgtcctgctgtctccctgtcctgctgtctctcTGTCCCCctgtctccctgtcccgctgtcccgctgtctccctgtcccgctgtctcCCGGTCCGCTGTCTCCCCCTCTcactgtctccccgtcccgctgtctccccgtcccgctgtcacCCTGTCCCGCAGTCTCCCGGTCTCGCAGTTTCCCCGTCCGCTGTCTCCCCATCCCGTTGTCTCCCCGTCCTGCTGCTCCCCGttgctgtctccctgtcccgctgtcCCCCTGTCCCTTGGATGCATGTCCTGCTCTCTCCCTGTcacgctgtctccccgtcccgctgtcgccccatcccgctgtctccccgtcccgctgtctccctgtcctgctgtctccttGTCCTGCTGTCTTCCTGTCCTGCTGgttccctgtcctgctgtctccctgccCAGCTGTCTCCCTGTCCTACTGTCTCCCTGTTCTGCTGTCTCCtggtcctgctgtctccctgtcctgctgtctccctgccCAGCTGTCTCACTAACCCGCTGTCTCCCTGTCCCACTGTCTCttcgtcccgctgtctccccgtcccacAGTCTCActgtcctgctgtctccccgtccctctgtctccccatcccgcCGTCTGCCTGTCCTGCTGTCTCCTTGTCGTGCTGTCTCCCTCTCCTGCTGGCTCActgtcctgctgtctccccgtCCTGATGTCTCTTTGTCCTGCTCTCTCTTTGTCCTGTTCTCTCCCTGTCCCGCTGTCCCCCTATCCCTTGGGTGAATGTCCTGCTGTCAccctgtcccgctgtctccccaTCTGGCTGTCTCCCCTATcctgctgtctccccgtcccgctgtctccccgtcctgcTCTCTCCCAGTCCTGCTGTCTCCCCGTCCTGCTGTCTCCTTGTCGTGCTGCCTCCCTGTCCTGCGGTCTCCCTGTCCTGCTggctccctgtcctgctgtctccatGCCCCGCTGTCTCCCGGTCCCACTATCTCCCCGACCCActgtctccctgtcccgctgtctccccgtcccgttGTCTTCCCGTTCCCGCTGTCTCCTGGTCCTGCTGTCTCCCCGTCCCACTGGCTCCCCGTGCTGCTGTCTCCCCGTGCCgctgtctccctgtcccgctgtcCCCCTGACCCTTGTCTGCCTGTCCTGCTGTTTCCCTGCCcactgtctccccgtcccgctgtctccccgtcccactctctccccgtcccgctgtctccctgtcctgctgtctctctgtcgtgctgtctccctgtcctgctgtcccCATCCCTCTGTCTACCCGTCCCGCTGTCTctccgtcccgctgtctccccgtcccgctgtctccccgtcccgctgtctccccttTCCGCTATCTCACCGTCCCTCTGTCTCCCCGTCCTGCCGTCTCCCCGTCCTGCTGTCTCCCcttcctgctgtctccctgtcctgctgtctccctgtcctgctgtcttcCTGTCCTGCTGgttccctgtcctgctgtctccctgtcctgctgtctctcTGTCCTGCTGGCTCCCTGTCCTTATGTCTCCATGTCCCGCTAtctccctgtcccgctgtctccccgtccaaCTGTCTCCCCGTCttgctgtctccccgtcccgctgtctccccgtcccgctgtctccccggtCCCGCCGTCTACCAGTCCTGCTGTTCCTGGTCCCGCTTTCTCCCCGTCCCGCTGGCTCCCCGTGCTGCTGTCTCCCCATACCgctgtctccctgtcccgctgtcCCCCTGTCCCTTGTCtgcctgtcctgctgtctccctgtcccacagtctccctgtcccgctgtctccccgtcccactgtctccctgtcccgctgtctccccgtcccgctgtctccgCGTCCCGCTGTCTCCCTGGTCCTGCTGTCTCCTGGTCCCGCAATTCCTGGTCCCtctgtctccccgtcccgctgtctccccatgctgctgtctccccgtcccgctgtctccctgtccccctgtcaccctgtcccttctctgcctgtcctgctgtctccctgtcccactgtctccctgtcccgctgtctccccatcccattgtctccccgtcccgctgtctccccgttcCGCTGTCtacccgtcccgctgtctccccttCCCGCTATCTCCCCGTCAAGCTGTatccccgtcccgctgtctccccgtcctgctgtctccctgtcctgctgtctctcTGTCCTGCTggctccctgtcctgctgtctccttgtcccgctgtctccctgtcctgcttTCCCCCTGTCCCGCTGTCTCCCGGTCCGCTGTCTCCCCCTCTCACTGTCTctccgtcccgctgtctccccgtcccgctgtcacCCTGTCCCGCTGTCTCCCGGTCTCGCTGTTTCCCCGTCCCGCTGTCTCACCATCCCGTTGTCTCCCCGTCCTGCTTATTCCCTGTCATGCTGTCTCCCCGTCCTGCCGTCTCACTGTCCTGCTGTCtacccgtcccgctgtctccccatCCCACCGTCTCCCTGTactgctgtctccctgtcccacTATAtgcccgtcccgctgtctccctgtcccgctgtctccccgtcccgctgtctccccatCCCGCTCTCTCCCAGTCCTGCTGTCTCCCCGTTTTGCCGTCTCCCTGTcgtgctgtctccctgtcctgctgtctccctgtcctgctgtctccctgtcccgctgtctccccTTCCCCCTGTCTCCCAGTcacgctgtctccccgtcccgctgtctccccgtcccgctgtctccccgtcacgctgtctccccgtcccgctgtctccccgttcCGCTGTCTCCCAGTCCCGCagtctccccgtcccgctgtctccccgtcctgctgtctccctgtcctgctgtctccctgtcctgctggCTTCCTGTCCTGCTGtatccctgtcctgctgtctccctgtcctgctgtctctcTGTCCCCctgtctccctgtcccgctgtcccgctgtctccctgtcccgctgtctcCCGGTCCGCTGTCTCCCCCTCTCACTGTCTCCCCGTCCCGCagtctccccgtcccgctgtcacCCTGTCCCGCTGTCTCCCGGTCTCGCAGTTTCCCCGTCCGCTGTCTCCCCATCCTGTTGTCTCCCCGTCCTGCTGCCTCCCTGTCATGCTGCCTTTCCGTCCTGCCCTCAGCCTGTCCGGCTGTCTCCCTGTCGTGCTGTCTCCCTCTCCTGCTGGCTCActgtcctgctgtctccccgtCCTGATGTCTCTTTGTCCTGCTGTCTCTTTGTactgctgtctccctgtcccacTGTCTCCccgtccctctgtctccccatcccgcTGTCTCCCAATCCTGCTGTCTCCCCATTGCCGTCCTCCTGTCCCGCTGTCCCCCTGTCCCTTGGGTGCATGTCCTGCTCTTTccctgtcccgctgtctccccgtcctgcTGTCTCCCcatcccgctgtctccccgtcccgctgtctccccggtCCCGCCGTCTCCCGGTCCTGCTGTTCCtggtcccgctgtctccccgtctcGCTGTCTCCCCGTGctgctgtctccccgtcccgccgtctccctgtcctgctgtccaTCTGTCCCTTGTCtgcctgtcctgctgtctcccggTGCCACTGTCTccctgtccctctgtctccccgTCCTGCCGTCTcactgtcctgctgtctccctgtcctgctgtctccctgtcctgctgtcttcCTGTCCTGCTGgttccctgtcctgctgtctccctgtcctgctgtctctcTGTCCTGCTGGCTCCCTGTCCTTATGTCTCCATGTCCCGCTAtctccctgtcccgctgtctccccgtccaaCTGTCTCCCCGTCttgctgtctccccgtcccgctgtctccccgtcccgctgtctccccggtCCCGCCGTCTACCAGTCCTGCTGTTCCtggtcccgctgtctccccgtcccgctggCTCCCCGTGCTGCTGTCTCCCCATCCCgctgtctccctgtcccgctgtcCCCCTGTCCCTTGTCtgcctgtcctgctgtctccctgtcccacagtctccctgtcccgctgtctccccgtcccactgtctccctgtcccgctgtctccccgtcccgctgtctccgCGTCCCGCTGTCTCCCTGGTCCTGCTGTCTCCTGGTCCTGCAATTCCTGGTCCCtctgtctccccgtcccgctgtctccccatgctgctgtctccccgtcccgctgtctccctgtCCCCCTGTCCCCCTGTCCCTTCTCtgcctgtcctgctgtctccctgtcccactgtctccctgtcccgctgtctccccaTCCCATTGTCTCCCCGTCCcactgtctccctgtcctgctgtctccctgtcctgctgtctccccaTCCCATTTTCTACCCATCCCGCTGTCTCTCCGTCCTGCTGTCTCCAAGttccgctgtctccccgtcccgctgtctccccttCCCGCTATCTCCCCGTCAAGCTGTatccccgtcccgctgtctccccgtcctgctgtctccctgtcctgctgtctccctgtcctgctgtcttcCTGTCCTGCTGgttccctgtcctgctgtctccctctCCTGCTGTCTCTCTGTCCTGCTggctccctgtcctgctgtctccttgtcccgctgtctccctgtcctgctttctccctgtcccgctgtctcCCGGTCCGCTGTCTCCCCCTCTCACTGTCTctccgtcccgctgtctccccgtcccgctgtcacCCTGTCCCACTGTCTCCCGGTCTCGCAGTTTCCCCGTCCCGCTGTCTCACCATCCCGTTGTCTCCCCGTCCTGCTTATTCCCTGTCATGCTGTCTCCCCGTCCTGCggtctccctgtcctgctgtctacccgtcccgctgtctccccatCCCACCGTCTCCCTGTactgctgtctccctgtcccacTATAtgcccgtcccgctgtctccctgtcccgctgtctccccgtcccgctgtctccccatCCCGCTCTCTCCCAGTCCTACTGTCTCCCCGTTCTGCCGTCTCCCTGTcgtgctgtctccctgtcctgctgtctccctgtcctgctgtcttt
This Schistocerca gregaria isolate iqSchGreg1 chromosome 11, iqSchGreg1.2, whole genome shotgun sequence DNA region includes the following protein-coding sequences:
- the LOC126295396 gene encoding ice nucleation protein InaU-like, which translates into the protein MTGRQQDGETEGRGNCGTGRQRDGETAGRGDSETGKQGEGETEGRGDSGTGRQWDGETVRAGDSGTGRQRDRETAGQGTSRTGRQQDRETAGQGDSTTGRQQDWETAGLGESGTGRERDAERAGRGDSGTERQRDREAVGRRDSESGRQRDGETSGQGDSGTGRQRYRETAGQGGSGTGRQQDRETAGPADSRTGRQQDRQAAGQADSWTGRQQDRETAIQGDSRTWRQQDWERAGRGDSGTLRQRDG
- the LOC126295398 gene encoding golgin subfamily A member 6-like protein 2; this translates as MGWGDSGTGRQWDRETAGQAEKGQGDRGTGRQRDGETAAWGDSGTGRQRDQELRDQETAGPGRQRDAETAGRGDSGTGRQWDGETAGQGDCGTGRQQDRQTRDRGTAGQGDSGMGRQQHGEPAGRGESGTRNSRTGRRRDRGDSGTGRQRDGETARRGDSWTGRQRDREIAGHGDIRTGSQQDRETAGQGDSRTGNQQDRKTAGQGDSRTGRQQEGETAGRGDGRTGRQRDGEIAERGDSGTGRQRDGETAGRRDSGTGRQRDGDSRTGRQHDRETAGQGDSGTGREWDGETAGRGDSGQGNSRTGRQGSGGQRDRETAARGDSSTGSQWDGETAGPGDSGNGKTTGRGDSGTGRQWVGEIVGPGDSGAWRQQDREPAGQGDRRTGRQHDKETAGRGDSRTGREQDGETAGRGDSRIGETARWGDSGTG
- the LOC126295399 gene encoding ice nucleation protein InaU-like; this translates as MGRKWDGETAGQGDSRTGRQWDGETMGWGDSGTGRQWDRETAGQAEKGQGDRGTGRQRDGETAAWGDSGTGRQRDQELQDQETAGPGRQRDAETAGRGDSGTGRQWDGETAGQGDCGTGRQQDRQTRDRGTAGQGDSGMGRQQHGEPAGRGDSGTRNSRTGRRRDRGDSGTGRQRDGETARRGDSWTGRQRDREIAGHGDIRTGSQQDRETAGQGDSRTGNQQDRKTAGQGDSRTGRQQDSETAGRGDRGTGRQWHRETAGQADKGQMDSRTGRRRDGETAARGDSETGRQRDQEQQDRETAGPGRQRDGETAGWGDSRTGRQRDRERAGHAPKGQGDSGTGGRQWGDSRIGRQRDGETEGRGDSGTGRQQYKETAGQRDIRTGRQQDSEPAGEGDSTTGRQPDRLRAGRKGSMTGRQQDGETTGWGDSGRGNCETGRQRDRVTAGRGDCGTGRQ